In Metopolophium dirhodum isolate CAU chromosome 7, ASM1992520v1, whole genome shotgun sequence, one genomic interval encodes:
- the LOC132948842 gene encoding homeodomain-interacting protein kinase 2-like → MALAGINEENVLQENTTIRSLNATYAVHKIIGTGRFSCVYRATESGTGNAVVIKAPNDSDSSRRLDRKLYLKELDFLNRLKSSQLRARYVRLRDTVLLKSGMMCFVMERLSITLQAVLHNIGPLPMCMCRPIVRQIAQGLAGLKVFGIVHADLKPDNIMFTSGIGTDLLVKIIDFGWAFDMKNVHTMHQKQIQAIPYRAPEVCFQGSLDHGLDMWALGCIMPEIVTGVKLFDVDEEELLIKMIIRTRPVPEYLISDYPTHFYDTQLPVGWIQFQNLHYDVIEQNDQQCCEDINWFMDLVYQMLVVMPDTRITAVDALAHPFLTIMHFIKYPSTAMTKKNAKLMESCKLDI, encoded by the exons ATGGCGTTGGCTGGAATAAACGAAGAGAACGTTCTGCAGGAGAACACGACCATCCGGTCGCTTAACGCCACGTACGCGGTGCACAAAATTATCGGCACCGGTCGTTTCTCGTGCGTCTACAGAGCGACGGAGTCGGGCACGGGCAACGCGGTGGTGATCAAGGCGCCGAACGATTCGGACTCCAGCAGACGGCTGGACCGGAAACTGTACCTCAAGGAGCTGGACTTTTTGAACAGGCTCAAGTCCAGTCAGTTGCGGGCCCGGTACGTCCGGTTGAGGGACACTGTACTGCTCAAATCGGGAATGATGTGTTTCGTCATGGAGAGACTGAGCATCACCCTGCAGGCCGTGCTGCACAACATCGGCCCGCTGCCAATGTGCATGTGTCGGCCGATCGTCAGACAGATCGCACAAG GCTTGGCCGGTCTGAAAGTTTTCGGGATCGTGCACGCCGACCTCAAGCCCGACAACATAATGTTCACGTCCGGCATAGGGACCGATCTTCTGGTGAAGATCATCGATTTTGGTTGGGCGTTCGACATGAAGAACGTGCACACCATGCACCAAAAGCAGATCCAGGCGATCCCGTACCGCGCGCCCGAGGTGTGCTTCCAAGGCAGCCTGGACCACGGCCTGGACATGTGGGCCCTCGGATGCATCATGCCGGAAATCGTTACCGGCGTCAAGCTGTTCGACGTGGACGAGGAGGAACTGTTGATCAAAATGATTATACGCACGCGGCCCGTTCCCGAGTACTTGATATCGGATTACCCAACACATTTCTACGACACTCAACTCCCCGTCGGTTGGATTCAATTTCAG AATTTGCACTATGACGTGATCGAGCAAAACGACCAGCAATGCTGTGAGGACATCAACTGGTTCATGGACTTGGTATATCAAATGTTAGTTGTAATGCCGGATACGCGTATAACAGCGGTCGACGCACTCGCGCATCCGTTCCTGACGATCATGCATTTCATCAAGTACCCGAGCACAGCGATGACCAAGAAAAACGCCAAGTTAATGGAATCATGTAAGCTGGACATTTGA